GGAACATGTCTATGAAGTGGATAAGTATACTGGGAGCGACATCGGACTCTTCGGCAGTGTAGACGATCCACTTGAAGATCACCATGAACAACAGGTAGCCAAAAAGACAGAGCATGAAGAAGAGCTCGGGGATCAGCACAAAGAACACATTGCTTATTTGGCCAAAGTGCCTGGAGAAAAACAAGGACAAGAGAACACAGGGAAACAAGGATATGTTAAGAAAGTcagaataaatatgaaaaaacaagaATGGAGGTGTACACCAGAGATGGGGACttgagtcattgtgacttggactcgagtcactGTTTTGATGACGTGTGACTTGACtcgacaaaaaataaaagacttgagacttgactcggaacttgcttttttaatttatttgctaacattaaccccagaaaacgtgagcaaacattccgaccggttcatcacaagacctgctgtacgttttatgaacgagcaacacagggttaaatgagctaaatgggtgattttggccactgccttggttagtgtgtgtgtgtgtgtgtgtgtgtgtgtgtgtgtgtgtgtgtgtgcgcacgcgcgCGCACGCATGGGGGTtgtccctgcaaagtaaacattgcagtgatgaagtcaatgtttactgacagttacttatatcctgtcttttcactttattaagatcagattctgcaggtaaaattacaataataaggtgacttgacttggacttgacttgacctattacaggacttgacttgacataacctgtgacttgacttgacttgacttgactcgacttgcccaagaaaaaaatgacttgggacttacttgagacttgaaggttaagacttgagacttacttgagacttgcacatgtgtgacttggtcccatctctggtgtacacacaacaaaaacaccaaaaaataaaacatgtttagttACCAGTAGTTGAAGAATGACAAGCAGACTCCAAAAGTCATGTGAATGACACCGATGATGACTGACATCTTCATCTTGTAAGAGTTAAGGAAGGTGAGTTTGTTGTTGGCCAGCCCCCACACCTGACAACGACACAAAACATGAGAGAATGAGGACAGATGCACAACAAGACGACAGTATGAAAGGAAATGGAGTTGGGCTGATGAGTGTGACCGCCATACCGGGTCAATGCCAAATGGATAGGGGCTGGTGAAGACACCAGTCACACTAGGATTCATTGTCAAATACTGGTTCGTTGCCAGGACTGATGaactgaaagaaataaaatacaataaggTAAGATGGACGAGAAACCGTGTGAATAGAAGGTACAAAAAGGTACGAAATGTCCTCACTTCCAGTAGTTGTTTTCGAACATGGGGCCGACGTGCCATGCTGAGCTGAAGGGGCTGAGGCCTCTGCTGAAGCATTCGTTGTAAATGGCCCCCGTGTATACAGAGAACAGTCCCATCAGCAGAATCAGATACCTTCCTCCAAACATCATCCTCCAGATCTGAAACACACCAGAACAGGTGACAGTTTCATCTCAACATCTAATACCCAAGGTCAAAAACACTTTTCggctcttttgtttttcagttgttttacagttttgtaGACATCTTACATATGTTTGGTTACCTGAAAAAATATTAAGACAAGGTAAAAacattggtaaccttattagtATTACATATATActgtggtggaatgtaactaagtactgtacttatgtgtatatttgcattttaagcTACTTCATATACCGgatcacagtgtttgtttgtttacaatagcTTCAAGGTAGGAAAACTCTACATCACATACATAAAATTAAACAGCACTGAGCAAATACTGCCTCAGTTGGTTGTTAGTTTGTAGCAACCTACAAAAAGGCCCActtaaaatatcaatatcagtttaagtgtagaCTATATCTAGAATACGGCCCATTCTGACAGGTAACTGAAGCcgttatctcaaagccaccagactcaattgacaaaactgtcattttactttGCAAAACATGGAAGTTGCTGGTCTgccgctgcctcaatcagttagtgtGTAACGTAAAGCGGTATAATTATTCCAAATATAGCATACCCCGAAACAGATATTGATATTTTAGGTCAATCTTTTTAAGTTGTCACTTTTTGTCGCGGCCCCTGTAGATCTGGTTGATGAAAGACACTAGCAAAGCAgcacagtaaataaaataagcacagccgAAATGTCACATAGGTCGGACGGCCGTGTTTAACCATATATCTTTGAGCGTTACTgttatggctgaaaatgacaacagaaatacacAAGTTTGCTGATTTCACATAGCCTCACAATTCAAATCAATTGCCAGCGATCCACCTGGAAGTGATTGTTGTTAGCGTGACATCACCATGATTCTGTCTATACttctactgcactacattacagGAGGAAATATTGTCGTTTTTACTCCgacacatttatttaacacttCTGGTtacttttacaataaaaaacCGAGGTGGtgataaaaaagaataaagtaaTGTTCTGTGATAATACAGCACTGCGAAAGGAGCTGTCCTGCATTAGCACTTTTAATTTTGGTACgtcacatgcatttttgctgataatacttctgTACTGCCTCTCAAAGGACCAGTGTTTCATATTTAGAGGGATCCACAGgctgaaatgaaatataacacagtgcataatcacctgaaactaaaaatcattatgtttttgtttgcttagaatgagccgtttatatcttaatagggagcaggtcctcttccatggagccttacatgttgcaccgccatctttctacagtggcccagaacagacaaaccaaacactgggtcTAGAGAAGGCCTTTTGGGTTTTTAAGTTACCTACACACCACTGCAGGCAAATTTGCAAACCCTAGGATCACATAAGAATGGCCAACCCTACTTTCCTTTTGACTGGCTAGTATTCGTTGcttgttggttggattggttaggtttaggcaagaggagtgggatTGGCTAgggtcagggtaagccaatcagaggcagagtaaggtgGGTTCCTTCGCTATCCTAGGATTTGCAAATTCGCTCACCATAGCGAGTGTGAGCCGGGGTATTCAGTTGGCTGCAATCTGCTGCCTCACCATTAGATGGCACTACATcatacacactggtcctttaagtAAGGTTTTGAATTCAGGACTTATATTCGTCTCTTGAAATTGTTGACTTTTAGAAACAAAGGGATATAGGAATTAGCTATGGGATGAGTTATTCCTTGAGTCTTATGTTAagcttgagtgtgtgtgtgtgtgtgtgtgtgtgtgtgtgtgtatccagtgTGTATGGCACTATGAGTGAATAACTTCAGAATTACCTCATTGTTGCTGTTCTTGAGTTTGGGGTCCTTCTCCTCAATGACCATCCAGAGGGCAgccagagtcatcagaagaccATGACCCACATCCCCAAACATCACAGCAAACAGGAAGGGGAATGTAATTATGGTGTACACCGCTGCAGAGACATTGAGAAGAAAGATTGGACCAAAAATACACGTGAAGCTGGTCATTCTACTTTGAATATCTGACCTGTCCTTTGTCTTTCAAAGCACATCTTTAGTGGTATGCAAACGTACCTGGATTGACTTCACGGTAGCTTGCCACTCCATAGGCATCAACGATGTTCTGGAAACCAGCCGTGAAAGAGTTGAGGGGAAACAGGGTGGGTGGAGAGGTGGTGGAGGGCAGGCGGTTGTAGAAGGAGTCAACTGTACTGCCACTCTTCCTCTGAGGACAGAGAAAGGTGAAGGTGAAGAGTGATAAGACAGTTTACTTATTCATGTCAAGTCTCCTCATCTACAGCCCTGTCTTTGTCTTacccctccctctctcagaGCGCTCTGCAGCTCAGGCAGCTTGGCAGTGGGACACCAGGCCTCAGCGATCAGGCATTTGTCTGTGACAGAGGGGCTGCAGAGATTCAGCACCAACTGGACCGCCTTACACTTCTGCACGCGCACCTTCCACTGGGGCAACACAGCCACCGCCCGcatcagcagctgctgcaggaaggCCTCGGtctgtgacaacacctgaagcAAAGGGAAGTGAAAGGCTTTTAGAACCACTGAGCTGAGAAAATacttctacaaaaaaaaaacccacattgcTTCCTGAAAgtttctgttttgattttaaattaCTCTACTTGCTTTTAAAGCACTTAATGGTCTCGAACAGACATATGTGTCTTAAATGTTTACAGTGTATGAACCAGTAGGGCCCCTCAGGTCCCGTGGCACAAGTCTGTTAGTTGTTCCAAAGTACAGGACTAAAACCTTTGGTGAGGCAGCTTTTTGTTGTGGGAACAGACTGCCTGAGGATCTGAGAGCAGCTGCAGGTGTTCAAatctttaaatgtaaattatttAGCCAAGGTTAGATTCAGAATGGTATATAGATATTAtctatattatattattcaCTTACTCTACTGTATTTGTTGTGacgttttattatattttagttGATCTGATATCGTATTTTTAGAGTATCATTTTATTGGTCTGTTTTGGTCAAATAGTGCTCCACATACTGATTTGATGTCTTCGATCCTGCCTTGAAGTCCCTGGAgaatctcctctctctcagtgGTACTCTCAGGGTATGCAAACGTCTGTGTGTGGAAACTGTGAGAAGAGGAAATCAAAACATATCCAACAGGTTCAACAGATACTGTCGAGTGGAGATCTACAATGAAAAGCGATGTGAGTGATGCACAGGTTTACCCACCAGTCACATATCTTCTTCACTTTCTGTCCGATCTGATCTCCCCAATAGGAGATGAGGAACACCGTCCACTGCACCATTTCCCCCTGCAAAACAAAGAAGCAGAAAACagctgtgataaaaaaaaagaaacataaaaaaatgactgcagaaATAACTCCCATATCTGTCTCTCAACCATGACCCCCTATCTCTGTCTCCCAGTTCCCACCGTCTCCGGGTGCTCCAGACGATCCTCCATTTCTCTGAAATCCACGATGATATAACCGCGACATGCTCGCCATAACAACCGCTCAAATGAGGGGACCTTCCAAGGATGGACCACTCCTGCCACAAAACTAAGACAGAGGAGACGCAGAGATACACGTGTTATATGTAGATAAAAACACATGATGGGTATTTTAGGAAAGGAGATTTACCTGAGGCGGACATCTTGGCGGTGATCGAACAAGCCTTGACTTTCCAGCATAGGTGGAGGTGCCTGCGAGAAGAAGCCAAAAGGGAAaagaattttctttttgtagCTTATGTTTGCTCATTACAGCACAATACTTAAAGAaaagataatgatgatgatgcaggaCTAGTTGAAGACGTAGCATTCCCACCTGTGATGCTGTGAGAGAGTGCGTCCTGGTCAGGACTCCTCTGTACTGACAGAGCTGGGTCATCTGAGCCCGGAGACTGTCTCTGTTCCTGGAAACCTAGTGAGACGAACagtgcaaataaatgaaaagaaaaaactacCTCAGCCTCTTTTGTCAGTGTACTAATAAGACTTTGATTTATCATCTCAGCCTTGTCTTAAGCACTCACCTCTTTGAGCTCTCTGGCCAGCCTCTCACATTCCTCCTCTATGGTGATGAGCTCTCGGGGCTGAGGGGCCAAAGGTATTGGgcatggaggagggaggggacaCTGCAAGGGTGGAGACAGGGAGCGATTGATCTCCTGCTCCAGGAGGGCTAAAGGGCACATAGAGAAGGTCAGAAAGGAGGATATAGACAGGACTAATAAATAAAGAGGACGGATAAAAACATAGGTGGGGAACAATGAGTCAGTACTTACTAAAAGTCTTCTCAAGTTCCTCACATCGTCTAACCTCGCCGACAAACTTCCTCTGAAAGGCGTTCACATTGGGGTTTAACTAAAGCATCAGAGcagaggggagaggaagagggttAATCATGTTCATCTGATGACAATAATTtgctgtgtgtgacagtgactCAAAGCAACCATCAGTTTGCCATCTCCTCTAAACTCAGATGCTGCAGATTCCAAAGTGACTTCACAAGATAATCACATTCAGTTATAAATAGATCGTTTACTGTGCTCTGGATTGTTGTGAGAATGAGAGTGATGAATGAGCTTTCGCTTGTACTCGACTCTGAACTGTTCACCACAAAATCATGAAGCTTAAACCGAGATAGTAGGTTACTCACGTCCCTGAATTCCACCAGGCCCAGTTCTCCCAGCTCGCTGACACAATTGTAGGCCGAGCCGGACTGAAGGAAGAGCTGCACGAGGCACACCTCCTCGCTGCGAAACAAGGAGCCCATAACTGTCTGCAAGGAAACAAGTCCAAATTAATATTTCACCCCAAATATTTACCAAAGTGCTGTAGTTGATAGTGGAATGAGGGATGTTTTTGAGAACGTGAAGAGACGAGAGGCAATAAACTGttagacaaaacacacacagagggcatTTACTTTCAGTTAGGACAATAAAACCCCATCTGTGACAATGCATCGGCGTATAAGTGGAAACTGAAGAAAGAGGAAGCATCAAGTCCTCCTGACTGTGACTGTCAGGTGGGTTTTCCAATCTTGCACAGACACGTTGCTACCACTATTACTGTACAAGCTCTCAGTTTTTTCAATTGTCAGTTAAATCCCTCTTCAATACACTAAAACACTGCTACATATAGAAATATACaatcagttgccagtttattacgTCCACCTAGCTAAAACTGATGCACTCTGATACAAATGCTCTGCATAAAATCCTACCACAGGGTGTCTACAGTTATaaccaaaaaattaaaaaataaattcaagaCTTTTcaagacctttttaataccaccttatatgaaatttaagaccaaacatgcaatggaaaaaacacattatatgtcaaagtactctttccaagtaaacacactgatgagCAGTTAGGAAAAATGACAACTATTGGGTGAGTTTaactttaatgtgtttaatgtaagaagaaaacaaaacctcATTGCTGACATAAATGCTATTTATTATTGCAGTTCTTCGGTCTGTCCAATGACTGTTTATAGTCATGGTCTCTCAGGCTGGAGACATGTTCACGGTAATGTGACTGTAAATATGTTAGACCCATCGAATCTGCATTTAAGACAATGTAAGAATTTTTAAGGCATTACATTTAGAGAACTTAATTTAAGACatgtaagactttttaaggccttatgTAAGGAAAGCtcaatttaagacattttaatactttttaaggccttatactaaaaaaaactttatttaagacTTGTAAGGCCTTATATTAAGACAacttaagactttttaaagtttttaagaCCTTATATCAAGAAAGTTTAATGTAAGCCatgttaagactttttaaggacctgtaaaCACCCTGTAAAGGAGGATACAATGTGCAGATTTTGTTAAACCAGGTATTGATTtaactttgtggtcattttggaggCTGCAGGTTGTGGTGCTGTTAAGCTGTATTGTGTTATATTTAGTCTGACTTCATTGATATAAATAGGGTGGAGGAAATACCACAGCAGCACCAAAAACTACAGCCTCTAACATGACCATGAAGTCAAATAAACACTTCAATGAAACTTAAACATTATAACCTTCATGTATTTGCAGGGCAGCTGCTTTAGTTTTAACTAGGTGCACCTATAAACTGTAGACATTTAAATGGAACATGACTTTTACATAAGATACAAACACATAAGTGCAAGTATACAAACATATTTCTGTGGGGAACTCTTTAAATGAATAACCTCAGCTGTTCCACCTTTATAATGTCTGGCTCTGTCTTTTGCTTCAATCATCAGAAATAAGGCAGTAACCTAAATTTCGTTATGAGTGGCACGTCATGCCAGTGACATGAAGCTGAAATAATGGCAAACAAAAGATATAATGCTAACGTTAAAGACAGGATAGTCTTGATAGATTAGGGAAATTCcgtgacacaaaaacaaaagtagcaCAAGGCTCTGATTCATGTCACAATCTCAGCGGTTCTCACACGATGGGCAGAGGCACAAAACAGCCTCATGTGGGCACAAAATGTCGCTAAATATTAAATACCTCACCTGTCTGCCTCTTAAATCCCGCCGGACTCCAACCCGCTGGTTTCAGCCTGTCCAGCTCCGTACCGCCTGAAACACCGGTGCCTGCTGACCGGGAGAAAAGCAGACGTGTTTATGAGAAGTTCTCGGTCCAGACTCCCACTTCCCGTTTGTGAGAGTCACGTTACTGCAGCCTCACGTGACGGTTGACGCGCGTCTCTCAATTGGATTTTCGGTTATTTAAATGGCGGTAAACAAAGTGAACGACGGAGTTCAACGTCCAACGTTAGCTAAATATTAAACTATATAATTATTTCATGCTTAGTTAAATGTGTAGTAGCTGGTTCGCTAAACAGCAGTTGCCTAGCAATGCCTTAATGACATTAAGGTGCCTGACTCTCATTAACCCGTGGCTGTGACCAAAACAAGTCTCCTGCTCATTCACTGCTCAACAGTATGCAAGGTAATTAAGAAACCGGAAGTTAAATATTTGCTAAATTTTAAAactacaacaataaacacattatGAGCCAGATTACACTGAACAATATGTCCTGGGTAAcataaaatgatataaaaatcTTTTGGTTTGAGATAATGGTCCCCACCAGATATATTTAAGGACATAAAATAATCCACTTGGAATAATTTGTCTGACatagtttttacttttttttcccaagtttTATTACCTTGTGATTAATTCATAAAATTCCATGcactctttctccctcactgagaaatatatgaatatgcattttttaattgaataaaattgAACTGCTGGAAACAATTTATTAgggaacatttttaaataattgctGAAACCCTACTTATTAAATTTGACTTTTAATTTAGTTGTCATTATATTTTTCTTCTATTGTTCTTGAACCTTTACTTATGTTCTTATCTACTGTCTTTTTATTGTCAAATTTTGTCCTTCTGTGTTTTGCGTTTCATCTgtattgtgaagcactttgagctATATCTCTTGtattactattatcattattattattatacactAAAAAGTCAATTCTTAGTGGACATACAGTGCTGGTGTTAAATTTCCACATCACACTTTTGCTTCTTAACTAGTAGTGATGTCACAAAATCATGCTCTAAGACTTAAAACAACGCAAGGTCAGCACAGTAACTTTCCATCTTCAGCAAATTAATGTAAAACAGCTTCCTGGTGTCAAACTGCACATAGATCATTTTGCATAGTGAAGCTCAAACATCCGAGTgacataacaataagcaaaatGTGCCCTGGTGTGTATTGGGGGAACAAATTTGTATCACAAGACAGCTATGGACTTAAATGCACATACTGAACACCTTCACTTTGGTGAAATGTCTGCAACTGACAAAAAAGTGAGGATCCCTTAGGGTAGACAAACAAAAGAATGGCAATAcaaaagatattttattttattgtaaaagGGCAGAGTTGCAACAGGTAAAAGCAATAATGAGAAATGTACAATTGGAAAAAGACAAAAGGTTTAAATGGAAAGAATGAAATAGGAAATGAAACTGAAGGGAGGTTAAACATGACTAAATTTTTCACAGAGGAACATGAATCTCATACACCTGTTCATTTTCTGCTTGgctgtactgtacatcactACAGATGTATTCTCATCTTAGCCTAAAGATACTGTGATGAAGGAGCGCTACACGAAGAAGCAAAGCAGATTGCTGTCACACCAATTATAGCCCCCAACAGTGTACTATGACACTTTGGGAGTTGTATTACAAGAAACTTTAgacccctccacacacacacacacacacacacacacacacacacacatacacaaagaaaATACTACAATAAAATCATAATTGCTGGCAAATCAGACGGGAGCATTTCACTGGCTTCTGTATCTCATTCCACATCATTTACATTTCTGACAATGCCGACAAACACGTTATCCTAACCGTGCTGCTGTGGTTTCCTGTAGCAGACAATTTCATGGGGTCTTATTACCCGGACACGAGGACTAACACACTAATGAAACAAAGTTAGCagtgattattttttctttttttctagaAATTACAGGTCTGTGTCCAGGATATTGACGGCTCAGACACAGAGACTTGTCGGTCCTCCTCTAAGTTGTCCTCCCTTCATCCTAAATGTTTCCTTTTCTACAAACTGTAAAATTTGAGACTTCTGTCCATTCCTGCCGAGGTCAGGAACTGAGCGTTCTCTCCAAAGGCCACTCCAGTCACCAATCCTGAATGGTCTAAAAATAGAAAGACAAAAGCAAGGTCATAAATCTGCTACTTCCTCAGAGCACGCACCATATGACATGTCTACtggtttaacatttaaaaaaagcattttccccccTTCTCACCTGTGAAGTTGAGGACCTCAGACCACTGTTTACAGATGTAGACACGGATGTCAGACCCTCCAACAGCCAGGTAGGTACCACTCTGGTCAAACACAAGGGACTTCacctaaaacagaaaaaaacacagaggaatGAGAATCAGAAGCACATACGGGTCAGAGTCTTGAGAACTGAGAAATGGCAGCCAAGATAAAAGATCAAACTCAGTGTAAAAAGAATGCATGATTATTCTTTACATGCTCAGTGTTGCAGGGAAATCCACAGACAGGATGTGTGGGAATCAACTTCATATGCTCGCTAAGCTCATACTTCCAATTAACATTCTGTTAGTATCACTTATCAGACTCCTACTTTGACTCATCTTTTTAAAGAGATTGCATGAAATGCATTTATATGCACAGAGTTAGATGTGAATCAATACAACTTTGATGTGTGTACAGTGAATACGAAACTAGAGTCAGAAGGTGCTAAACTTAGCATACAGACTGGAAGCATGAGGAAACAGCCAGCCGGTTTCTCTCCTAAGTGGGAAGCCCCAAAAggctttttcccatagacttgcaatgtgaaagagacgtctgtaaatcagtggatacattttttgagcatcacaagcccTATGAAATGACTCACTTCACT
This region of Epinephelus fuscoguttatus linkage group LG9, E.fuscoguttatus.final_Chr_v1 genomic DNA includes:
- the tcirg1b gene encoding T cell immune regulator 1, ATPase H+ transporting V0 subunit a3b, whose translation is MGSLFRSEEVCLVQLFLQSGSAYNCVSELGELGLVEFRDLNPNVNAFQRKFVGEVRRCEELEKTFTLLEQEINRSLSPPLQCPLPPPCPIPLAPQPRELITIEEECERLARELKEVSRNRDSLRAQMTQLCQYRGVLTRTHSLTASQAPPPMLESQGLFDHRQDVRLSFVAGVVHPWKVPSFERLLWRACRGYIIVDFREMEDRLEHPETGEMVQWTVFLISYWGDQIGQKVKKICDCFHTQTFAYPESTTEREEILQGLQGRIEDIKSVLSQTEAFLQQLLMRAVAVLPQWKVRVQKCKAVQLVLNLCSPSVTDKCLIAEAWCPTAKLPELQSALREGGRKSGSTVDSFYNRLPSTTSPPTLFPLNSFTAGFQNIVDAYGVASYREVNPAVYTIITFPFLFAVMFGDVGHGLLMTLAALWMVIEEKDPKLKNSNNEIWRMMFGGRYLILLMGLFSVYTGAIYNECFSRGLSPFSSAWHVGPMFENNYWNSSVLATNQYLTMNPSVTGVFTSPYPFGIDPVWGLANNKLTFLNSYKMKMSVIIGVIHMTFGVCLSFFNYWHFGQISNVFFVLIPELFFMLCLFGYLLFMVIFKWIVYTAEESDVAPSILIHFIDMFLFTDNPDNPKLYEGQIVVQKILVVLALCSVPVLLLGKPTYEYMTFKKRRRQVEEDRRPLVADDGSINTRQGEVEGVAAEEEEFDAADVFMHQAIHTIEYCLGCISNTASYLRLWALSLAHAQLSEVLWVMVMRLALKWEGYVGAVILFVIFAFFAMLTVSILLVMEGLSAFLHALRLHWVEFQNKFYSGSGYKLSPFSFSTIINLSAAL